One window of Micromonas commoda chromosome 1, complete sequence genomic DNA carries:
- the SEN2 gene encoding tRNA-splicing endonuclease subunit Sen2 (expressed), translating into MANPPFLSGLGVAFRNDKRKFLSKPPSPGQCISLLSGSSQHGVICRGGVWLACTRQLAYVFDRVCLGRRLPREAAAGLPLLLNALKNQDSDVTDTQKATKTDTDNMFMVRFSLEETFYAVWILNCLTVHTSSSNKSESAEGDGNLSCRLSRSELWRTLIRLENARSGGQTTMGICHLISRICSYLHFRRVGWLPKSGLQYGSDFVLYYCHPSTVHSEYCVVLHPHKAGNALRDDSAIAAQKLEQDCALQSNSIETDQLASWADVQAVTRLCGQVSKSLVAAYMPCAPEKRLTTHQKVHEIWMKEMRMFRLTSEKLTKNCHA; encoded by the coding sequence ATGGCGAATCCACCGTTTTTAAGTGGCCTGGGAGTTGCTTTCAGAAACGATAAACGGAAATTTCTCTCGAagccaccgtcgccgggacAGTGTATCTCCCTTCTTTCTGGCAGCAGTCAACACGGCGTAATATGTCGCGGCGGTGTGTGGTTGGCTTGTACGCGCCAGCTAGCTTATGTTTTTGATCGAGTTTGCTTAGGGCGAAGACTACCAAGAGAGGCTGCGGCAGGCTTGCCCCTCCTTCTCAACGCCCTAAAAAATCAAGACTCAGATGTTACTGACACGCAAAAGGCCACTAAAACGGATACGGATAATATGTTCATGGTTCGGTTTTCCCTGGAAGAAACATTCTATGCTGTGTGGATACTTAACTGTCTTACAGTCCATACCTCGTCATCTAATAAATCCGAAAGCGCTGAAGGGGATGGTAATTTGTCTTGCAGGCTCAGCCGTTCTGAGCTCTGGCGCACGCTTATTAGACTGGAGAATGCTAGAAGTGGAGGACAGACGACCATGGGCATTTGCCATTTGATTTCTCGCATCTGTTCTTACCTTCACTTCCGCAGGGTTGGTTGGTTGCCGAAATCAGGCCTGCAGTATGGTTCTGACTTCGTGCTTTACTACTGCCATCCAAGCACGGTGCATTCGGAATATTGTGTTGTGCTACATCCACATAAAGCGGGAAATGCGTTGAGAGATGACAGTGCCATTGCCGCACAGAAACTTGAACAAGACTGTGCACTTCAATCCAATTCTATAGAAACTGATCAACTAGCAAGCTGGGCAGATGTTCAAGCAGTTACCCGACTTTGTGGACAGGTGAGCAAATCGCTCGTCGCAGCCTACATGCCTTGCGCGCCTGAGAAAAGGCTGACTACTCACCAAAAAGTCCATGAAATCTGGATGAAGGAGATGCGCATGTTTCGATTAACTTCAGAGAAACTGACAAAAAATTGTCATGCATGA
- a CDS encoding predicted protein: protein MDSAVNHMSQPRPRQGNSAPNSDPIMRRETDKNNKYKAAATAVHKEFIPLVMDTYGRMGKPFLYFLKDVAALTARRASGNVNERTQAIYDSIDPPNELRNRIHLRNLALVHVALIISLMQRVAGSTVTNDRQHGARGGMYGAHEHYVQPYPVTNF from the coding sequence ATGGACTCGGCAGTCAACCACATGAGCCAACCACGACCCCGCCAAGGCAACTCGGCCCCCAACAGCGACCCCATCATGAGACGCGAGACTGACAAGAACAACAAGtacaaggcggcggccacggcggtgcATAAGGAATTCATCCCGCTCGTGATGGACACGTACGGAAGGATGGGCAAACCGTTCCTCTACTTCCTcaaagacgtcgccgcactcaccgcccgccgagcctcgGGCAACGTCAACGAGCGGACGCAAGCCATCTACGACTCCATCGACCCGCCGAACGAGCTCCGAAACCGTATCCACCTCCgaaacctcgccctcgtacacgtcgcgcTTATCATCTCGCTCATGCAAagggtcgccggatcgaccgtcaccaacgaccgccagcacggcgctcgtggcggaatGTACGGAGCACACGAACACTACGTGCAGCCGTACCCGGTCACTAATTTCTAA
- the DRNK gene encoding deoxynucleoside kinase family (expressed), whose translation MFLSARNERVVLSRKNVLVKRPAFAIRAARVYCAQHDMFSCLDGCSDLLVIKLKNTSQLIPGINPTSEALLEQKGFSSLSDLQTLHHQAFTDRFDRSKEELENFLLCEAGLSKKSQAAAVARFVERTIVSQESRPINNVDIKPLTLCVEGNIGAGKSTFLSSIIKGSTLLEDLGTSIVLEPVEKWQQVRNRGEQVSAFEAHNILNEFYKNPTRFAYTFQHHVFMTRLLLEAETRSGSVRIMERSILSDRMIFVESVYEKGWLSDLEFSLFNSWYEPVVKVSPHLIPDAFIYLRTTPEVCLKRLKRRARGEETEIDLQYLRTLHNKHEYWLNQDKHGDVPDEPAGFTDSTLHSICFLRDGCLSTLRGIPVLVLDFDENLNVNRSSHAKRAMRRAVASFVSFVQKRALGYYDRAQMTHEYCPSFLEVKHWNDFYDDAMSAEDKTSSQD comes from the exons ATGTTTCTCTCTGCTCGAAACGAACGAGTAGTCCTGTCTCGGAAAAATGTTCTGGTTAAACGACCTGCTTTCGCaatccgcgcggcgcgtgtcTACTGTGCCCAGCATGACATGTTCTCGTGTTTAGATGGCTGCTCGGACTTGCTG GTCATCAAACTCAAAAACACCTCGCAGCTAATTCCGGGAATCAACCCAACATCTGAGGCGTTATTGGAGCAAAAAGGTTTCTCGAGTCTTTCAGATCTCCAGACG CTGCATCACCAGGCGTTCACTGATCGGTTTGATCGGAGCAAAGAGGAACTGGAAAACTTTTTGCTTTGCGAGGCGGGTCTTTCGAAGAAGTCTCAGGCAGCCGCAGTTGCTAGATTCGTGGAGCGAACAATCGTTTCTCAAGAATCGCGACCGATCAACAATGTAGACATCAAGCCATTAACGCTGTGTGTTGAAGGGAACATTGGTGCAGGAAAATCCACTTTTTTGTCAAGTATTATCAAAGGTTCAACACTTCTTGAG GATTTGGGAACCTCTATTGTCCTTGAGCCAGTTGAAAAGTGGCAGCAAGTTCGAAATCGCGGGGAGCAGGTTTCTGCATTTGAGGCTCATAACATACTCAATGAGTTCTACAAAAATCCTACTCGATTTGCATATACGTTTCAACACCACGTTTTCATGACACGCCTGCTACTAGAGGCGGAGACCCGATCTGGCAGTGTACGAATCATGGAAAGAAGCATTCTTTCAGACAGAATGATTTTCGTCGAGTCGGTGTATGAAAAAGGATGGTTATCTGACCTAGAGTTCAGTCTTTTTAACAGCTGGTATGAGCCTGTCGTAAAG GTTTCTCCCCACCTAATCCCCGATGCATTTATTTATCTTCGGACAACTCCGGAAGTTTGCTTGAAAAGGTTGAAGAGGAGAGCCCGGGGAGAGGAAACAGAGATCGACCTTCAATATCTAAGAACGTTGCACAATAAGCACGAATACTGGCTGAATCAGGACAAACACGGCGATGTTCCTGATGAACCAGCTGGCTTTACAGACTCGACATTGCACAGCATATGTTTTTTACGTGACGGATGCTTGTCAACGCTGAGAGGCATTCCGGTTTTAGTGCTTGACTTTGACGAAAATCTCAACGTGAACCGTTCCTCACATGCGAAACGAGCTATGAGACGAGCTGTTGCCTCGTTTGTCTCTTTTGTTCAAAAGCGCGCACTTGGCTACTACGATCGTGCGCAGATGACCCATGAGTACTGCCCGTCGTTCCTTGAAGTGAAGCACTGGAACGACTTTTATGATGATGCCATGAGTGCAGAAGACAAGACCAGCTCACAGGATTAG
- the FOLD gene encoding 5,10-methylene-tetrahydrofolate dehydrogenase/cyclohydrolase, translated as MRPNWPKLKLTCNCVKEPLRGWGRRLSFSPQLLARAAWNSSKPEPDSESSPSWTGSAIMLDGRLQAARWKREIAAKILFRRTSKRMGPPGLAAVVIGDRPDSLLYVRRKSEACEEVGIRFHLERLPGDADQDMVVNVLRKLNSDDRFHGIMLQLPVPVHLNESRLLGSINPMKDVDGLHPYNVGRLAMRGTWRPAFIPCAPLGCVELLWRENIQIKGRSVAVLGDSNVVGMPISWLLRDSGASTINVVHGYWLKVPEQNNMKFPAQANFVEPNLLNTVRNADIIISAIGRAEVIKRDWVKAGATVIDVGINPIPWDHHEGIARCRHASSRKVPAAFLEQRPDKPEKSDYKVVGDVAAEEVSHVANAMTPVPGGIGPMTIAALLSNTYLGASRQEYL; from the coding sequence ATGCGACCCAACTGGCCGAAATTAAAGCTAACCTGCAACTGCGTAAAAGAGCCCTTGCGGGGTTGGGGTAGACGTCTTTCCTTTTCACCTCAACTACTTGCACGTGCTGCATGGAACAGCTCAAAGCCCGAACCGGATTCGGAGTCTTCTCCGTCGTGGACTGGATCTGCGATTATGTTGGATGGGCGCTTGCAGGCAGCTCGCTGGAAACGTGAAATAGCGGCTAAGATTCTGTTCAGGCGGACGAGCAAACGGATGGGGCCACCAGGTCTCGCTGCGGTCGTCATCGGAGATAGACCGGACTCATTATTATACGTTCGGCGCAAAAGTGAAGCTTGTGAAGAGGTCGGCATCAGATTTCATCTCGAACGCCTACCTGGTGATGCCGACCAAGACATGGTCGTGAATGTGCTTCGTAAGCTTAATTCAGACGACCGTTTTCATGGCATTATGTTACAGCTTCCTGTGCCTGTACACCTTAATGAAAGCCGCCTTCTTGGATCGATAAATCCGATGAAGGATGTCGACGGACTCCATCCATACAACGTCGGGCGTCTTGCAATGCGAGGAACTTGGAGACCAGCTTTCATACCGTGTGCTCCTCTCGGTTGTGTTGAGCTCTTATGGAGAGAAAATATTCAGATAAAAGGACGGTCCGTCGCAGTACTGGGGGACAGTAATGTCGTCGGGATGCCAATATCATGGCTTTTGCGCGACTCTGGAGCATCTACGATAAATGTCGTACACGGTTATTGGCTAAAAGTTCCTGAACAAAACAACATGAAATTTCCTGCTCAAGCAAATTTTGTAGAACCAAACCTTTTGAACACAGTTAGGAATGCCGATATAATCATTTCTGCAATAGGTCGCGCCGAGGTGATTAAGCGCGACTGGGTCAAAGCGGGCGCAACAGTAATAGATGTTGGAATAAACCCGATTCCTTGGGATCATCACGAAGGTATCGCGCGCTGCAGGCATGCAAGCTCCAGAAAAGTCCCTGCAGCATTTCTTGAACAGCGACCTGACAAGCCTGAGAAGTCTGACTACAAGGTCGTCGGTGATGTGGCAGCCGAAGAAGTGTCCCATGTGGCAAATGCCATGACACCTGTTCCTGGAGGAATAGGTCCGATGACAATCGCAGCCTTGCTGAGTAACACTTATCTTGGAGCCTCAAGGCAGGAATATCTGTGA
- a CDS encoding hypothetical protein (Has partial Myosin tail domain), producing the protein MPLLFKMPKRSTSLFTPRRTVLSGSHVNTSSIRQKFEDTEIALLRKKLAVVVSAFNTEIRKHENELKMMARAYSSEVAERDYSFSSAQLQLADAKRHNKVLQFQRNALRDDLQRARGESTILAAQLKEEQDSCDMLKLELATLQRALINSARALSQADAKLIQLMVTTKSSRHVADAAVVEQDVIISKRLAKAEAGLAAATRREASLEQLLTSERVARRKLEAHPAFEIVSKIDSSRTFGHLSEERRSSLQQNEEIMNRNNQRSGDLGGIIMKDNVHENLQPDLHQSRRIQDLETGTGKTTFDSDPQVTANRTVQGREVSIARGINFIKMETRDTRDCMKNLHVDLRPSGPAEITEINSQLPPARNTKAGGVNSDRARTNEVSKPPKKIERGTSGLYEEAELTTVTVLNVIDDLSSRGYVSPVNNSFARNIGVEPQQGSCDGAPDNHRNVALSLGTQLDSANVKVKVPPVSDVTDYRTTAFLDLPLHNVQEMQTGEMTRHRSGQGKKKRKLLGQRALASSETLPQSMVRGVELGFEG; encoded by the exons ATGCCCCTGCTATTCAAAATGCCAAAGAGATCAACAAGTTTGTTTACACCTCGGCGCACGGTCCTATCTGGATCACACGTCAATACCAGTTCCATCCGTCAGAAGTTCGAGGATACTGAGATAGCTTTGTTGAGGAAGAAGCTTGCTGTCGTCGTGAGTGCGTTTAATACCGAGATACGGAAGCATGAAAACGAATTGAAAATG ATGGCACGAGCATATAGCAGCGAAGTCGCAGAGAGAGATTACAGCTTTTCCTCTGCACAACTGCAACTTGCAGATGCCAAAAGGCACAACAAAGTTCTTCAGTTTCAAAGAAATGCTTTGAGAGATGACTTGCAAAGGGCACGCGGAGAGTCTACGATTCTAGCTGCACAGCTGAAGGAAGAGCAAGACTCCTGTGACATGTTGAAGCTTGAACTCGCGACCTTGCAGAGAGCACTCATCAATTCGGCACGGGCATTGAGTCAGGCAGACGCAAAACTCATTCAATTAATGGTCACCACAAAGTCCTCTAGACATGTAGCCGATGCAGCAGTGGTAGAGCAAGACGTTATTATCTCAAAAAGACTTGCCAAAGCAGAGGCAGGACTCGCAGCTGCAACGAGAAGAGAAGCTTCCCTGGAGCAACTGTTAACAAGTGAGCGCGTCGCAAGGCGAAAACTTGAGGCACACCCGGCATTCGAAATTGTGTCTAAGATCGATTCAAGTCGCACTTTTGGACATCTTTCGGAAGAAAGAAGGTCTAGCCTTCAGCAGAATGAAGAAATCATGAATCGAAATAACCAACGTAGCGGAGATCTTGGTGGAATAATCATGAAGGATAACGTGCACGAAAACTTGCAACCTGATCTGCATCAGAGTCGTCGTATCCAGGATTTGGAGACCGGAACAGGCAAAACCACTTTTGATTCAGATCCGCAGGTGACAGCGAACAGAACTGTTCAAGGGCGCGAAGTCTCAATCGCGCGAGGCATAAACTTCATTAAAATGGAAACACGTGACACGCGCGACTGCATGAAGAATCTTCATGTCGATTTAAGGCCTTCAGGTCCAGCTGAAATCACAGAAATCAACAGCCAGCTGCCTCCTGCGCGAAATACCAAAGCAGGTGGTGTGAATTCCGATCGAGCTCGAACAAACGAGGTATCAAAACCTCCCAAAAAAATTGAACGGGGGACGTCGGGATTGTATGAGGAGGCAGAGTTAACGACAGTCACTGTCCTCAACGTCATTGATGACCTGAGTTCCAGAGGTTATGTGTCGCCTGTAAATAACTCTTTTGCGAGAAATatcggcgtcgagcctcaACAAGGTAGCTGCGATGGTGCGCCGGATAATCACAGGAATGTTGCCCTCTCCCTTGGAACTCAGCTCGATTCTGCAAACGTAAAAGTCAAAGTTCCACCTGTTTCTGACGTCACTGACTATCGTACTACTGCTTTTCTAGATTTACCGCTTCACAACGTCCAAGAGATGCAGACGGGGGAAATGACAAGGCACAGAAGTGGACAAGGAAAAAAAAAACGAAAGCTTCTGGGGCAGCGTGCTTTGGCAAGCTCAGAAACTCTGCCACAATCGATGGTGCGTGGTGTCGAACTTGGCTTCGAAGGTTAA
- a CDS encoding eukaryotic translation factor (expressed) — MHLIERGPDGVQLRAVEGSLVCEHAESFSASQTVFADDGQLLACLHTDEVHIYDTINNSILHRLPTPGTIAAYFSPAGSYLVIYQKANTSGAGEEKNLSVWQLDGAKKVFACFQRTFNNSNRRTLQFSDDESIASRAVTNEVHFYNTNDFLAQPFRLRVPHVSSHKISPGKLPTFVAFVPEMKGQPASVRLYGVPSGVSDGFSEAEPLAQKSFFRVNEVEYEWAADGSAVLILGSSELDATNRNYYGESSLFFMRADGTLECKVPLDKEGPVHDAAFSPKIDEFVVVYGYMPANATIFSSLKCEPIYQLGAGPHNTVRWNPFGRFLCLAGFGNLPGDMQFFDRKADGKYKVIGKARANCSVRCHFDEHDLNSYTFSDFLRCPEWSPNGRYLLTATTAPRLNVDNGYKLWRYSGELLQHVARERLFEAKWQPVSKNDYLDRPISPGRVRRENRETGSHGHATFQSAAPYRPPHVTSGSGNFSLAKAAPDEAGPGRYRPTGASKAHLSPNSMNQGPPGAIFVNPDASKNAAKNAKKRAAARARKQNMS, encoded by the exons ATGCACTTGATAGAGCGCGGACCAGACGGCGTGCAGCTTAGAGCAGTTGAAGGTTCGCTCGTTTGTGAACATGCCGAGAGCTTCTCTGCTTCACAAACAGTTTTCGCGGATGACGGACAGCTTCTCGCGTGCTTACATACGGATGAAGTGCACATATATGACACAATAAACAACTCTATCCTGCATCGCCTTCCTACTCCTGGCACAATCGCGGCTTACTTTTCTCCCGCCGGTTCTTATCTGGTGATATACCAGAAAGCAAACACCTCCGGAGCAGGGGAAGAAAAAAATCTATCAGTCTGGCAGCTTGACGGCGCCAAGAAGGTCTTTGCTTGTTTCCAGAGAACGTTCAACAACTCCAATCGGCGGACTCTGCAATTTTCCGACGACGAAAGCATCGCGAGTCGTGCCGTGACCAACGAAGTTCACTTCTATAATACGAACGACTTTCTGGCCCAACCGTTTCGTTTGCGTGTCCCGCACGTTTCCAGTCACAAGATTTCCCCAGGAAAGCTTCCTACTTTTGTGGCTTTCGTTCCTGAGATGAAGGGGCAACCTGCGAGCGTCCGGCTTTACGGCGTGCCGTCCGGTGTCAGCGATGGATTTTCCGAGGCAGAACCTTTGGCTCAAAAGTCATTTTTCCGGGTGAACGAGGTTGAATATGAGTGGGCAGCGGACGGATCGGCTGTTTTGATCCTAGGGTCATCAGAGTTGGATGCGACAAATCGGAATTACTATGGAGAATCATCGCTTTTCTTCATGCGTGCTGATGGCACACTTGAATGCAAG GTTCCTCTTGACAAAGAGGGGCCGGTACATGACGCAGCATTCTCACCGAAAATCGATGAGTTCGTAGTCGTGTACGGGTATATGCCTGCGAATGCAACGATTTTCTCTTCCTTAAAATGCGAACCAATCTATCAGTTGGGCGCAGGCCCGCACAACACAGTCCGGTGGAATCCTTTTGGACGCTTCCTTTGCCTTGCTGGCTTTGGAAACCTTCCAGGTGACATGCAATTCTTCGACCGGAAAGCCGATGGAAAGTACAAGGTAATTGGAAAGGCTAGAGCTAATTGCTCGGTAAGATGTCATTTTGATGAACATGACCTCAACAGCTATACCTTCAGTGACTTTTTGCGATGCC CTGAGTGGTCCCCAAACGGTCGCTACCTTCTCACCGCCACGACGGCTCCTCGCCTGAACGTTGACAATGGATACAAGCTTTGGCGATATAGCGGGGAACTCCTCCAGCATGTCGCGCGAGAGAGATTGTTTGAGGCTAAATGGCAACCGGTGTCAAAAAACGATTATTTGGATCGACCCATTTCACCCGGCAGAGTTAGACGAGAGAATCGAGAAACTGGAAGCCATGGCCATGCAACGTTTCAAAGTGCGGCGCCATACAGACCGCCACATGTGACAAGTGGCTCAGGCAATTTTAGCCTTGCGAAAGCAGCGCCAGATGAAGCTGGGCCCGGCAGATATCGACCAACCGGCGCTTCGAAAGCTCATCTGTCTCCGAATTCAATGAATCAAGGACCACCGGGAGCTATTTTCGTTAACCCTGACGCGAGCAAGAATGCTGCAAAGAACGCCAAAAagcgggccgcggcgcgagccagAAAGCAAAATATGAGCTGA
- a CDS encoding RNA recognition motif family protein (has RRM and WW domains; expressed), with protein MGDMLNSADGAAGSKIFVGGLDRSVDEGVVRSFFQQFGPVVEVLVMRDPHNHQSRGFGFITFQRDESAKQVLQNRYHDMMGKRVEVKSAVPRGQAPPPQRGPPRSSQGYGYGQPRGGPGQGGPSAGYGYGGSYANAQAYSGNNNPWGMNSGFGDPNSLSSGQSSHSAPQKAAFAYSKDSSPTQREDQGSASGAPAPAHGWTEHTAPEGYVYYYNSKSGVSQWERPMELDYPLSN; from the exons ATGGGTGACATGCTGAACTCCGCTGATGGGGCCGCCGGAAGCAAAATTTTTGTCGGAGGACTGGACAGAAGCGTCGATGAGG GAGTTGTCCGCAGCTTTTTTCAACAGTTTGGTCCAGTCGTAGAG GTTCTTGTGATGCGCGACCCACACAATCACCAGTCCCGAGGCTTTGGTTTCATTACCTTCCAGCGGGATGAGTCTGCCAAGCAGGTCCTTCAAAACCGCTATCATGATATGATGGGGAAGCGG GTTGAAGTGAAGTCCGCAGTTCCTCGTGGCCAGGCCCCTCCTCCACAGCGCGGTCCCCCTCGCAGCTCACAGGGATATGGATATGGACAGCCCAGAGGGGGCCCTGGGCAGGGAGGCCCTAGCGCAGGATATGGTTACGGTGGAAGCTATGCCAACGCGCAAGCCTACTCTGGCAACAACAACCCTTGGGGAATGAACTCTGGTTTCGGTGATCCAAACAGTTTGTCGAGTGGTCAGAGTTCCCACAGTGCTCCCCAGAAGGCTGCCTTTGCTTACAGTAAAGACTCCAGCCCGACTCAGCGCGAGGACCAGGGGAGTGCAAGCGGCGCCCCTGCTCCTGCTCATGGCTGGACAGAGCACACTGCGCCCGAAGGCTACGTGTACTACTACAACAGCAAGTCGGGAGTGAGCCAGTGGGAACGCCCCATGGAACTTGACTACCCATTGTCAAACTGA
- a CDS encoding carbohydrate-binding module family 48 protein (candidate a-glucan-binding protein; expressed): MTLTTSLSGTPLLYWTKRCTFAKGNYRSSGGNYRQLEDKGSRNRRNYKTEGHRSRFIHDPREMALVGKSTAPLRGDGLSHGASEMDENQAPADVTLQDSKVRPKNPTFRRRVEDAAATLRSGKSTQQRRRISTNAADFHAMHVKGPTEVSQQTTWQSSTTAASLRSSKRGSEAFPRSSLLSSPENNDQMAASQRRLFEQMVTLRTRLNERLAASNKFAKYLESTLKTRDKDIKHANERLVAAMLEIESLKHIAKEAVEAVEDEKMSRTQIAGRLDTLTKRLDLMHAALRRDVQDIDAACIKSVPIRWVGMASDIRIMGSFDHWTKGVAMSPEFIEGGNNVFVADLMLVSGTYEIKFVVDGIWQTAPEWATTGDGLGANNLLVVE, encoded by the coding sequence ATGACGCTCACAACCTCATTATCTGGGACGCCGTTGTTGTACTGGACAAAGAGATGTACTTTTGCGAAAGGGAACTATCGCAGTTCTGGAGGGAACTATCGCCAACTCGAAGACAAGGGCAGTCGCAACCGAAGGAATTACAAAACGGAAGGGCACCGTTCGCGTTTCATACATGATCCGCGTGAGATGGCCCTTGTCGGGAAAAGCACCGCGCCACTGAGAGGTGATGGACTTTCTCACGGAGCCTCCGAAATGGACGAGAACCAAGCACCAGCAGATGTGACTTTACAAGATTCGAAAGTTCGACCGAAAAATCCGACTTTTAGGAGGCGAGTTGaagacgcggcggccacgcTTCGATCGGGAAAATCGACTCAGCAGCGCCGAAGAATTTCGACCAACGCTGCCGACTTTCATGCTATGCACGTCAAGGGCCCAACTGAAGTTTCGCAACAAACGACATGGCAGTCTTCTACAACTGCAGCTTCACTTAGGTCAAGCAAGCGGGGGAGTGAAGCTTTTCCGCGTTCATCTCTTTTGAGCTCACCAGAGAACAACGATCAAATGGCTGCGAGTCAGCGCCGTCTCTTCGAACAGATGGTGACACTCCGCACGCGTCTCAACGAGCGGCTCGCCGCATCAAATAAGTTTGCTAAATATCTTGAATCTACCTTGAAAACAAGGGACAAGGACATAAAGCATGCAAACGAACGCCTTGTTGCAGCCATGCTTGAAATAGAATCGCTGAAGCACATAGCCAAAGAAgccgtcgaagccgtcgaggacgaaaAAATGAGTAGGACGCAAATCGCCGGGAGGTTGGATACCTTGACCAAACGGCTTGATCTGATGCATGCAGCACTTCGACGGGATGTTCAGGACATCGATGCTGCATGCATAAAGAGCGTTCCGATTCGCTGGGTGGGAATGGCTTCGGACATTCGCATCATGGGTTCGTTTGATCATTGGACCAAAGGCGTCGCGATGTCTCCAGAATTTATCGAGGGTGGCAATAATGTGTTCGTGGCTGATCTGATGCTTGTTTCGGGGACTTATGAGATAAAATTTGTCGTTGATGGCATATGGCAAACAGCCCCTGAATGGGCGACAACGGGTGACGGTCTCGGTGCAAATAATTTATTAGTTGTCGAGTAG